One region of Thalassophryne amazonica chromosome 16, fThaAma1.1, whole genome shotgun sequence genomic DNA includes:
- the rab11fip4a gene encoding LOW QUALITY PROTEIN: rab11 family-interacting protein 4A (The sequence of the model RefSeq protein was modified relative to this genomic sequence to represent the inferred CDS: inserted 1 base in 1 codon) yields MDGHFFSDQDHLLRFVKRLKEVFDVCDKDADGYVCVEHLVDLGLQFGQGDEVKKLSTYLDPNGHGKISFXDFCHGVIAVKGCDEILKMALVPRTLTSNQPTVTDNGYIYQNGEAKLIPPVIMCTRSCPECNTEDCGAKGESDMDSSAGNTNNSTKQHSHLIGSAAASVISGEEQFEDYGEGLDVDFTPSSPCPEDDTRTNGFSDLGSSLPSSGGQTPQKMRQLYNSELLDIYCSQCCKKVNLLNDLEARLRNLKANSPNKKISSTAFGRQLFQANHSVLGSSQGSSTEDLFADSMDSCDLDITEKVSYLEKKVTELESDSLANGDLKSKLKHANTQLVHRVHELEEQVKDAETKADQSLEEESKRHREAYSKMERDRNTEIDLLCNRVQQLQDENDEMKLNVCRLKSQTEKLNQEKQRMTDKLEDTSLRLNDEMDLYRKIMDKLWQNRHEFQKEKEAMQELIDDLRRELDYLQLFKLEMEHPGKGRGLSEYNAKTREIELDHEVKRLKQENYKLRDQNDDLNAQILSLSLYEAKNLFSCHTKAQCLAAEIDNASRDELVDALKEQEEINLRLKQYMDKIILAILDHNPSILEIKS; encoded by the exons ATGGACGGACACTTTTTCTCCGATCAGGATCACCTGCTCCGGTTTGTCAAGAGGCTCAAGGAGGTTTTTGACGTGTGCGACAAGGATGCTGACGGCTACGTCTGCGTGGAGCACCTGGTCGATCTCGGGCTCCAGTTCGGTCAAGGAGACGAG GTGAAGAAGTTGTCCACGTACCTGGATCCTAACGGTCATGGGAAGATCAGCT AAGACTTTTGTCATggagtaattgctgtcaaag GTTGTGATGAAATTCTGAAGATGGCTCTGGTTCCTCGCACCCTCACCTCCAACCAGCCAACTGTCACTGACAATGGATACATTTACCAG AACGGTGAGGCCAAGCTCATCCCTCCTGTTATCATGTGCACACGATCGTGCCCAGAATGTAACACTGAGGATTGTGGTGCCAAGGGGGAGAGTGACATGGACAGCAGTGCTGGAAACACCAACAACTCAACAAAACAACACAG CCACCTGATTGGTTCAGCAGCTGCCTCTGTCATCTCGGGAGAGGAGCAATTTGAGGActatggagaggggctggatgtggATTTCACTCCTAGCAGCCCTTGCCCTGAAGATGATACTCGAACAAATGGCTTCTCAGATCTGGGATCCTCGCTTCCCTCCAG TGGGGGACAGACACCTCAGAAGATGCGGCAGCTGTACAACAGTGAACTGTTGGACATCTACTGTTCTCAATGCTGCAAGAAAGTTAACCTGCTCAATGACCTAGAGGCTCGACTGCGAAACCTGAAAGCCAACAG CCCCAACAAAAAGATTTCCAGCACGGCGTTTGGACG TCAGCTCTTCCAGGCCAACCACAGTGTGTTAGGCTCAAGTCAAGGCAGCAGCACTGAGGATCTGTTTGCAGACAGCATGGACTCCTGTGACCTTGACATCACAGAGAAA GTCAGTTATCTGGAAAAAAAGGTGACAGAGTTGGAAAGTGACAGTTTGGCCAATGGTGACCTGAAGTCCAAACtcaaacatgcaaacacacagCTTGTGCACAG GGTTCACGAGCTGGAAGAACAGGTGAAGGATGCAGAAACAAAGGCAGATCAGAGTCTGGAAGAGGAGTCGAAGAGACACAGAGAGGCTTACAGTAAGATGGaaagagacagaaacacagagataGATCTGCTGTGCAACAG GGTGCAGCAGCTGCAGGATGAGAatgatgaaatgaaattaaatgtaTGCAGACTGAAATCTCAGACAGAGAAACTGAATCAG GAGAAGCAGAGGATGACAGACAAGCTGGAGGACACCAGTCTGAGGCTCAACGATGAGATGGACCTGTACAGGAAAATAATGGACAAACTCTGGCAAAATCGCCAcgaatttcaaaaagaaaaggaaGCAATGCAAGAG CTGATTGATGATCTTCGTCGAGAGTTGGACTATCTTCAGTTGTTTAAGCTGGAGATGGAGCATCCAGGAAAGGGCAGGGGGCTGTCAGAATACAATGCCAAGACCAGAGAGATCGAACTGGACCATGAAGTCAAGAGACTGAAACAG gagaaTTACAAGCTTCGAGATCAGAACGATGACCTGAATGCTCAGATTCTCAGTCTGAGTTTGTATGAGGCCAAGAATTTGTTTTCCTGTCATACCAAGGCCCAGTGCTTGGCAGCTGAGATTGACAACGCCTCCAGAGACGAG CTGGTGGATGCTTTGAAGGAGCAGGAGGAGATCAACCTCCGTCTGAAGCAGTACATGGACAAAATCATTTTGGCCATTCTTGACCATAACCCTTCCATCTTGGAGATAAAGAGTTAA